A stretch of the Alnus glutinosa chromosome 6, dhAlnGlut1.1, whole genome shotgun sequence genome encodes the following:
- the LOC133870377 gene encoding LOW QUALITY PROTEIN: uncharacterized protein LOC133870377 (The sequence of the model RefSeq protein was modified relative to this genomic sequence to represent the inferred CDS: deleted 1 base in 1 codon) encodes MARPNFDALRDMHNSANDLLHSPTIQRALLHQRQEKWVHEVSEASLRMLDVCGTSKDVLLLVNQQLQHLQFTLRRVCTGEPDIGSKIAACNRYGRKPKKETLKCLNSLKRMKNKKSSTSDHLSPIDDNLKVVVDVLKEVRVTTISIVESLLSLISIPSWLDQKAAKGSFASRFIRVSLQGLYDICDVTAVQSANKRLEAVEIAIEDLEVELACMFRCLIQTRVSLLNILTN; translated from the exons ATGGCACGCCCAAATTTTGATGCCCTCAGAGACATGCACAACTCTGCCAATGACCTTCTTCACTCCCCCACAATCCAACGAGCTCTTCTGCACCAACGACAAGAAAAATGGGTTCATGAGGTCTCGGAGGCATCTCTAAGGATGTTGGACGTGTGCGGCACTTCTAAAGATGTTCTGTTGCTCGTCAACCAACAGCTCCAACATCTCCAATTCACGTTACGTAGAGTATGCACTGGCGAGCCGGACATTGGTAGCAAAATTGCTGCTTGTAATCGCTACGGAAGGAAGCCAAAGAAAGAAACGTTAAAGTGCTTGAATTCTTTGAAGCGGATGAAGAACAAGAAGTCCAGCACTTCGGACCACCTCTCACCAATAGACGAC AACCTTAAAGTAGTTGTCGATGTTCTAAAGGAAGTGAGAGTAACTACTATTTCTATCGTGGAATCACTGTTGTCCCTGATTTCCATACCCAGCTGGCTAGATCAGAAAGCAGCGAAAGGGTCTTTTGCGTCAAGGTTTATACGGGTGAGTTTGCAAGGTTTGTATGATATTTGCGATGTAACGGCTGTCCAGAGTGCCAATAAAAGATTGGAGGCAGTGGAGATAGCCATCGAAGACCTTGAAGTTGAGTTAGCGTGTATGTTTAGGTGTTTGATCCAGACTAGGGTTTCACTTCTCAACATTCTAACAAACTAG
- the LOC133871836 gene encoding uncharacterized protein LOC133871836 isoform X1, which yields MIDVFLVLMDQGRHPYAYRAPRPPVPPMTTPTDSTPVYTAAWPPHPDGAYRPLLPGMVAVPTSDHGQTSTAGVGSSPLSEPPTLSQLGFTQPGNAYRWWVQEGVGSQGYAPYFPYTYSRPMTCNPDSETQDCRFPLSQTGEMQMPAVGLGQIPAQAAMQGQILGPRQMPASGASQGPGQVERQMPLPGESQMPLSGESQMPLSGESQMPDVGGSQTTHEEDVAMLGTDQLAPGSPQGMDSDDDQHPPPAGEVGEEVAGDPATQHIGTGQIRLMGYNPDGTIYYEVIDDPARNWVLPRGKKVVLQYNAAIQPVGRACNRFRREVGKMIRSGSYIHMRDEWARVNRQIKQAMWNALMEEFYLPVSVDMRRAQQEAWNDIGRKHRSWKSRFKTQLGIGDGDTPESIRARMPEKFFEQYDAEDVEFLLRDWCREHKIATSERMKRLRERNDLPHCAGSKSYARFNHEEACTSGTPPTRAASFVKTHTKKDGTFLNDRTRVLCERMTQSLASDPAATQSVSADTVRWAPNDAYEQAIGRPEYAGRVRQVGPNVTPVRGTCFSYRPRSQGGPSQGTSRDWAEQSRKMEEMQAELHAERARNDRLEQRVQQFDGIEQRLREMEVFMSSMAVPAPCVGNQSSPAHVGSTSSVGSASAGNSTTVGTLSPVGRQLSQHSTVATPSPATPFIAQQSPVGENTPGTVPRDSQRRLSDL from the exons atgattgatgtatttctt gtattgatggaccagggacgccatccttatgcatatcgggcacctcgcccacccgtgccccccatgaccacgcccactgattcgacgccagtatatactgcggcgtggccaccccacccagacggggcttatagaccattgttgccgggtatggtggccgtgcccacgtcagatcacgggcagaccagcacagctggagttggcagctctccattgtcggagccgccgacattatctcagttagggttcacccaaccgggtaacgcctatcgatggtgggtgcaagagggggtggggtcacagggttatgcgccgtactttccgtatacgtatagtcgacctatgacgtgtaaccctgatagtgagacgcaggattgtagatttccactgtcacagaccggggagatgcagatgccggctgtggggttgggacagataccggcacaggcggcgatgcagggccagattttggggccgagacagatgccagcatcgggggcgagtcagggcccggggcaagTAGAGAGGCAGATGCCGTtacctggtgagagccagatgccgctttccggtgagagtcagatgccgctttccggtgagagtcagatgccagatgtgggggggagccagactacccatgaggaggacgttgcgatgttgggtaccgatcagttggcccccggtagcccccagggtatggattcagatgatgatcagcatcctccaccagccggagaggttggcgaggaggttgcaggcgacccagcgacgcaGCACATAGGGACtgggcagattcggttgatgg ggtacaacccagacgggaccatttattatgaggtgattgacgacccagcgagaaactgggtgctcccgagggggaagaaggttgtattgcagtacaatgctgctatacaacctgtaggacgagcctgcaatcgttttcggcgggaagtgggcaagatgatcaggagtgggtcctacatacacatgcgggacgaatgggcgagggtaaataggcagattaagcaggcaatgtggaacgcactgatg gaggagttctatctacctgtatcagttgacatgcgcagggcacaacaggaggcgtggaatgatattggacgtaagcaccgctcgtggaagtcgaggttcaaaacccaactaggaattggagacggtgacacgcccgagagtatccgtgcgagaatgccggagaaattttttgagcagtatgatgcagaagatgtagaattcctgctgagagattggtgcagagagcataaaatc gcaacctctgaacggatgaagaggttgcgggagcggaatgacctaccccattgtgcgggatctaaaagttatgccagatttaatcacgaggag gcatgtacatctggcacgccccccactcgcgccgcgtcgttcgtgaagacccacacaaagaaggacggcactttcctgaacgaccgtacacgggtcttatgc gagaggatgacgcagagtttagccagtgatccagccgccacgcaaagcgtctccgcagacacggtgcgttgggcaccgaacgacgcttacgaacaggcgattgggaggcctgagtatgcagggagggttcggcaggttggcccgaacgtcacacctgttcgagggacatgtttttcatataggcctcggtcacaggggggaccatctcaggggacgtctcgggattgggccgaacagtctcggaagatggaagagatgcaagcggagctacatgctgagcgagcgaggaatgaccgtttggagcagcgcgtgcaacagttcgacggcatagagcagcgcttgcgagagatggaggtcttcatgtcctccatggcagtaccagcaccatgtgttggtaatcagtcttctcctgcacacgtaggtagtacgtcgtccgttggtagtgcatctgcag gtaattcgacaacggttggtacgttgtcgcctgttggacgacagctgagccagcactccactgtcgctacaccttcgcccgctacaccattcattgcgcagcaatcgccggtgggcgagaacacgcctgggacggtacctcgtgattcgcagagacgcctttcagatttgtag
- the LOC133871836 gene encoding uncharacterized protein LOC133871836 isoform X2, translated as MDQGRHPYAYRAPRPPVPPMTTPTDSTPVYTAAWPPHPDGAYRPLLPGMVAVPTSDHGQTSTAGVGSSPLSEPPTLSQLGFTQPGNAYRWWVQEGVGSQGYAPYFPYTYSRPMTCNPDSETQDCRFPLSQTGEMQMPAVGLGQIPAQAAMQGQILGPRQMPASGASQGPGQVERQMPLPGESQMPLSGESQMPLSGESQMPDVGGSQTTHEEDVAMLGTDQLAPGSPQGMDSDDDQHPPPAGEVGEEVAGDPATQHIGTGQIRLMGYNPDGTIYYEVIDDPARNWVLPRGKKVVLQYNAAIQPVGRACNRFRREVGKMIRSGSYIHMRDEWARVNRQIKQAMWNALMEEFYLPVSVDMRRAQQEAWNDIGRKHRSWKSRFKTQLGIGDGDTPESIRARMPEKFFEQYDAEDVEFLLRDWCREHKIATSERMKRLRERNDLPHCAGSKSYARFNHEEACTSGTPPTRAASFVKTHTKKDGTFLNDRTRVLCERMTQSLASDPAATQSVSADTVRWAPNDAYEQAIGRPEYAGRVRQVGPNVTPVRGTCFSYRPRSQGGPSQGTSRDWAEQSRKMEEMQAELHAERARNDRLEQRVQQFDGIEQRLREMEVFMSSMAVPAPCVGNQSSPAHVGSTSSVGSASAGNSTTVGTLSPVGRQLSQHSTVATPSPATPFIAQQSPVGENTPGTVPRDSQRRLSDL; from the exons atggaccagggacgccatccttatgcatatcgggcacctcgcccacccgtgccccccatgaccacgcccactgattcgacgccagtatatactgcggcgtggccaccccacccagacggggcttatagaccattgttgccgggtatggtggccgtgcccacgtcagatcacgggcagaccagcacagctggagttggcagctctccattgtcggagccgccgacattatctcagttagggttcacccaaccgggtaacgcctatcgatggtgggtgcaagagggggtggggtcacagggttatgcgccgtactttccgtatacgtatagtcgacctatgacgtgtaaccctgatagtgagacgcaggattgtagatttccactgtcacagaccggggagatgcagatgccggctgtggggttgggacagataccggcacaggcggcgatgcagggccagattttggggccgagacagatgccagcatcgggggcgagtcagggcccggggcaagTAGAGAGGCAGATGCCGTtacctggtgagagccagatgccgctttccggtgagagtcagatgccgctttccggtgagagtcagatgccagatgtgggggggagccagactacccatgaggaggacgttgcgatgttgggtaccgatcagttggcccccggtagcccccagggtatggattcagatgatgatcagcatcctccaccagccggagaggttggcgaggaggttgcaggcgacccagcgacgcaGCACATAGGGACtgggcagattcggttgatgg ggtacaacccagacgggaccatttattatgaggtgattgacgacccagcgagaaactgggtgctcccgagggggaagaaggttgtattgcagtacaatgctgctatacaacctgtaggacgagcctgcaatcgttttcggcgggaagtgggcaagatgatcaggagtgggtcctacatacacatgcgggacgaatgggcgagggtaaataggcagattaagcaggcaatgtggaacgcactgatg gaggagttctatctacctgtatcagttgacatgcgcagggcacaacaggaggcgtggaatgatattggacgtaagcaccgctcgtggaagtcgaggttcaaaacccaactaggaattggagacggtgacacgcccgagagtatccgtgcgagaatgccggagaaattttttgagcagtatgatgcagaagatgtagaattcctgctgagagattggtgcagagagcataaaatc gcaacctctgaacggatgaagaggttgcgggagcggaatgacctaccccattgtgcgggatctaaaagttatgccagatttaatcacgaggag gcatgtacatctggcacgccccccactcgcgccgcgtcgttcgtgaagacccacacaaagaaggacggcactttcctgaacgaccgtacacgggtcttatgc gagaggatgacgcagagtttagccagtgatccagccgccacgcaaagcgtctccgcagacacggtgcgttgggcaccgaacgacgcttacgaacaggcgattgggaggcctgagtatgcagggagggttcggcaggttggcccgaacgtcacacctgttcgagggacatgtttttcatataggcctcggtcacaggggggaccatctcaggggacgtctcgggattgggccgaacagtctcggaagatggaagagatgcaagcggagctacatgctgagcgagcgaggaatgaccgtttggagcagcgcgtgcaacagttcgacggcatagagcagcgcttgcgagagatggaggtcttcatgtcctccatggcagtaccagcaccatgtgttggtaatcagtcttctcctgcacacgtaggtagtacgtcgtccgttggtagtgcatctgcag gtaattcgacaacggttggtacgttgtcgcctgttggacgacagctgagccagcactccactgtcgctacaccttcgcccgctacaccattcattgcgcagcaatcgccggtgggcgagaacacgcctgggacggtacctcgtgattcgcagagacgcctttcagatttgtag